One window of Cyanobacterium sp. T60_A2020_053 genomic DNA carries:
- a CDS encoding four-carbon acid sugar kinase family protein, with product MSQQPKIIVLDDDPTGSQTVHSCLLLMQWDVETLRDGLQDESPIFFILTNTRALTPQEAESITTEVCVNLRRALELENVQEYVIVSRSDSTLRGHYPIETDVIARVMGAFDAHFLIPAFFEGGRVTRNGIHYLIIDGVETPVHETEFAQDSVFGYSYSYLPDYVNEKTNGKITADEVVCFTLDDIRSGCQEKLRILTNNQCCAVDGEKQADLDQFAQDVLAVARDGKKFLFRSAASILTSLAGVGKQPSAPHLMAQYKPNQNSGVIIVGSHVQKTSSQLAKLLQEPDISGIEIDVVSLRDNPDSRDKMVEGALHQVQTIIKEGKTPVVYTSRQELTFADVTTRLAFGKEVSATLMDIVKGLPTDIGFLISKGGITSNDVLSDGLKLKEARLLGQILPGCSVITTPKDHHLFPNLPVVLFPGNVGDENGLVTAYQRLS from the coding sequence GATGTAGAAACTCTCCGAGATGGTTTACAGGATGAGAGTCCGATTTTTTTCATTCTCACCAATACAAGGGCGCTGACTCCTCAAGAAGCGGAGAGTATTACAACCGAAGTATGTGTAAATCTGCGGAGGGCGCTGGAGTTAGAGAATGTCCAAGAATATGTTATCGTAAGTCGTTCTGATTCTACCCTCAGAGGTCATTATCCCATCGAAACTGACGTTATTGCTAGGGTGATGGGCGCTTTTGATGCTCATTTCCTTATCCCTGCTTTTTTTGAAGGAGGTAGAGTTACTCGCAATGGCATTCATTATTTAATCATAGATGGGGTAGAAACTCCTGTCCATGAAACGGAATTTGCTCAAGATTCAGTATTTGGCTATAGTTACAGTTATTTACCTGACTATGTTAATGAAAAAACCAATGGCAAAATAACTGCTGATGAGGTTGTTTGTTTCACTCTTGATGATATTCGCTCAGGATGTCAAGAAAAATTAAGAATTTTGACAAATAATCAATGTTGTGCAGTGGATGGGGAAAAACAAGCAGATTTAGATCAGTTTGCCCAAGATGTGTTAGCGGTGGCAAGGGATGGTAAAAAGTTTTTATTTCGTAGCGCTGCTAGTATTTTAACGTCATTAGCTGGAGTGGGAAAACAACCCAGCGCCCCTCACCTCATGGCACAATATAAGCCTAATCAAAATAGTGGGGTGATTATTGTCGGTTCTCATGTGCAAAAAACTAGCTCACAGTTAGCTAAACTATTACAAGAACCAGATATTAGCGGTATTGAAATTGATGTAGTCAGTTTAAGGGATAATCCTGACAGTCGAGATAAAATGGTGGAGGGCGCCCTTCACCAAGTGCAAACTATTATCAAAGAAGGAAAAACCCCTGTAGTTTATACCAGTCGTCAAGAATTGACTTTTGCGGATGTTACCACCCGTTTAGCTTTTGGGAAGGAAGTTTCGGCAACTTTGATGGATATAGTTAAAGGTTTACCTACGGATATTGGTTTTTTAATTAGTAAAGGAGGTATTACTTCTAATGATGTTCTTAGTGATGGTTTAAAATTAAAAGAAGCAAGATTATTAGGTCAAATTTTGCCCGGTTGTTCAGTTATTACGACTCCAAAAGATCATCATTTATTTCCTAATTTACCAGTGGTACTTTTTCCGGGTAATGTAGGGGATGAAAATGGTTTAGTTACTGCTTATCAAAGATTAAGTTAA